ggtattttttaaaaatttattgttcatacatacaaacagaaacaaaatcaatctatattatatcaatttaaaatatttttggttaaatataacttaattttatttttaaaatagcttcaaaataaaataactatCAAATCAAGCCATATTCAATCAATTTGTAATAGTAATGTTTAAATAGTTtccacaattaataaaaaaatcaaagaataaatcaaatttatttctttataattaaaaataaaatctcacTACAATCTtcaatctaaaataattaaagaaataaaaatatacccTTAATGACTTCAGGTGCAAGATAGGAAAAGAGATCACGATATTTCCATATTTCAAAAAAGTTGTTacgttatttttaattttctaaaaccTAAATGCAATTcaggatttaaatttgaaaacatGTTGCAATTAAGCAATCTAAACTTAAATATGGCAATCGCAGCCGTACATATAATGCGAAGAAACACAAATTGCCGCACCCGACACCGTCAGATTTGATTAGGGAAGGACAAACAACAATGATTAGTGACCGTCAGATTCTATCCATCACGTACCTATAAATACGCCTCAGCctcctactttattttgatcatctacTCCGCCGAGAAGAGAGAAAAGAGGCAAGAGATATTCGATTCAAGTCTGAAGATTAATTGAAACACAGAGATCTGTCGAGTGAAAGGTGAGTTTCCTGTATTCTTCTTTACCTTATCTTTGCCGGATTTTTTCGATTGGTATTCAATCGTTTATTGATTCATCCTTTTTACATGATTAGGGTTTGAGGTTGTGTGATTAGGGTTGTGCCTTTAGCCGTGATACTAATTGCGAGATTGTTAGTTGAGAGAATTCGTGAGATAGtgttgtttatgtttatgtgatttcaattttgttgaaattagggtttttctGATGCGATGAAAGTAGTGATGATCGGGATGTGAATTTGGGGAAATATTTGAAACTAATTCGTGTGAGCTCTATTTTTCAATAATCGCGTTTGATTTTACATTGTTGCCATGGTTTTGGAAGACAGATGCTTGCATTTAATTGAAGGATTTACTTCCGCCTGCTGATTTCTAATTAGGAATTATATTTGATTGTAGTTTTCTTTGTTGCAATTTTTAGTGTTGGCGATAATGATCATGCGTTTAATCAATAAGAATTTAGTCCACCTGTTGATTTCGAATTAGGAGTTGGTGTTGGTTGTAGTTTGCTATGCTACAATTTATAGTGTTGGCGATAGTGTTTTTGATCTAAGAATTTAGTCAACTTGTTGATTTCTAATTAAGAATTAGTTTGGTTATAGCCCAAACAGAGTGTAAATACGATCAACTTCTTCAATctctgaattttctttttctgtgtCAATTTCAAAGAAGGGCAAATTCGAAGGGATGAACAACCACCGTATGACTCCGGAGGCAGCGACGCAATTCGGTGATGGAATTCAGATGGTTCTTTCTCGCTGGACTGCACTGCAGATGGCCATCGAAAACAGGTGGGGTGGCCGTGACTCTCTCCAGAAATCGCAGCTGCTCGGCCACAATCTCTTCAATTTCCTCACTCAATCGAAAGGTATTTCTCACTTGAACTGATACTGGTTAATTAATATCTATTCATATGCTAAAACAGCATGTTATTGAGATGGCATTCAAGTATAAAAACCTaagtttgttttagtaattgttGGATATTATTTGTTGTGCAGATCAAGTGTATATTGATGAGGTAGAGGATATACTTTATGAATTCATGGACTCTCTCAATACTGAGATTAAGGACCGCAGTGTTGAGGAGgtatatcatcttcatctatTTGCCCTAATTTTGGCTTCATCTATCACCATATTCCAATTTTTTTATCATTGAATTATTTTTTGCGTAGGTTGCAGAAAAGTTTATGGTAATGCGTGAAGAATGTTTAGAAGGTCAGTTTGACTCGATAAAGAAGCTGCTAGAAACAAATGTTCCAATTGTTTCGTATACCAGACAGGTAAGACTGCTGCCACTTATCTCCTAAATTTCTGTGTAATTGTGTTAACGGGAGAAGTTTTAGTATTATGACTTGCGTGGTTAGCCATATCcatattaattatgttatagGATTGATGAATAGCATTCGGTAACTTCTATTCATGTTACTCACATCAGTAACTTCAATTTTCGTCTCTTTCGATTTCTATTTTGTCAGCCCAACAGTGATGATGAGGAAGACAGTGATGAAGATGATGCAATTATAAAGAACAATATGTCAGCAATGGAAGTTGATGCTCCACAACCACagcgccaattggatcacaatctGACTGATATTGTGGCTGATGAAAGTAGCACGAAAGATGCTCCTCAAGTTGTGGATGGATGGACTGTTGTTTCAAAAAAGAGTAAAGGGAGAAAGAAGTGGACTGATTACATTGGCTCGAGCCACTTTAGGTAGGAATATTTGAGTATATGTAAAGACAACATACATTTTTGTTTCTATTCTTAAGTTTTGTTGAGTGTTTCAGGATGTTTTTGTTCAAATCCTCTAAAGTTATCTTATGTTTCatgatattttttgttcaaGTCGTTTTGTTCCTACTTTGCTGCAAGTAACTAGAGAACGCACATACTGATGCTAATTGTGGATGTCTtatatttttcatcatttccAAACAAGTTTCTTTTATGATTGAAAAGTAATAGTCCATGAAAGAGCTATTTTGGAGTTTAATGGCAGAAGTCTATGGGAAGACAAGAAATATAGTACTTATATAGCATGACGCCTAAATGCATGCTTagttatttatgaaatttgagGTTGAGGGTTTGAAGTTTATTATCCTCGACAAATTTTTGAGAATTAAGTCAATCTTTCATAATATGGGATGCGTGGTGGACTTGCTCGCTCGTAATATGGGATGCGTGGTGGACTTGCTCGCACCTACTCTATGAAATATTCTATGATGATAACAGCAGTGTTCAATTTAGTGGATTAGACAAACTATAATGGGTgtttaattaagtttattttaATGAACTTATAATTGTTTagagtttattaaaaataaatattcaagAGCTTATATAAGTTGCCAAAGTGCTTGTATAATTATTGAGCTTGTAATAGTGATACATTTGTATGTTAAAAGAGAAAATTGTGAGTTAGAAAAGAACTTAGTTTGTATGTTAAAAGAGAAAATTGTGAGTTAGAAAAGAACTTAGtttgaaataaaatagaatagagatgaaatatatatgaatTTAAAATAACATATCATAGTAGAGTACATTGCTAGAACCATTTTTGTCATGACCATACTTTGCTAAAGATAACGAAGGCGGATAAATCGCGACTAATGAGGGGGATTAAAGAgaacggggaagaaaggggtAGACTTTGAGAAATTTCACAAGAGCCAAGTCAACGATATCATAGATAAGAAGTCAAGTATTTGATTACATGAcatgaaaatagaaataacacTTCATCAATTAAATCAGAGTTCGATGATAAGATTATGAAATTCTCAATTAGCAAAATACAGAATAGTCCCTACTGAACAAcatcatgtgtgaagacacgattTGTTGGAAGATCCACTTGGTTATTTAATaaacatcgactccgatcatCACCCCTTCTCTtcgacgttcaacctgcacatttataaatagatgcagggttgagtacagAAGTACTCAGTGGCCACGTGCCGAAAAtcaaaacatacattatatagttgtcatccatcacaGTAACACCCGAGGGTGTTTACTTAAAATgcggcccgagcttactaaattctTTGTAAGCTTAAAGTTCGTCTGCAAACTAAGTTCTTGAAATTCATACCATATCTGTGAGTTGTGaaccgtgaaggtggccaccttgcACGGACACCATAGCCGGCCAACCCCCTGGGattaggggtgggaaattataccgaaataccgtaataccggacttaccgtaccggaaaaataccgaaaataccgatttttcggtataccgcagtttccggtacggtatgataccgtaccgcagtgtttcggtacggtaacggtatcaatttttctataccgcggtataccgaaacttcggtatataccgaatattcggtataccacggtatataccgaagattcggtataccgtggtataccggtataccgatagattattatatatatatatatattaatattaaatatgttgtaatatatatattacatttatatatatattatattaaaaaaattttaatacatcaattaatacaataaaattaaacattcaaatgataatttattcaaacaaattcaaaattaacctgaattatttttttatcaactcatcctattaaatataataaacacaatagcacataacaccgaaagaagattggaaatacgatatcgggaatatgtttcaacagagcacatttgaaagaatttgtattaactcacaccatttagtatatgattctttgtgtaatgtcatattccaaatatacaaagtaattaaaatttttgttttattcttcgtcccacttcataaaatgtcaattaaaaatatgtgcagctgaaaatgaatcaaatcgtttaattagtgtttaattcattgtatgttatcttattttatatactacttaaattgaaggatgaataaataggacactgatcagtcattcttaattcttaaagagaaataaatgtccaatttaaattactaactagtgtcacgCCGGTGCGATGCAcaggtcattttaatttcttcatatttatttcattttgcgaaataaaagttgtgaaatgataaacaaaagaatattcgatatcctcttactttggattatactttttcaatcacattaaccccacgTAGACACaagagtgtgtttaaatgctaccttttcttaaaaatgtcaatacgatcacattaaaatttcaacacatatttgtgtagacattttaataaactgtcttgacatttaaatatcagacttaaaattaaaaagcattttaaatttgtgaaaatatgaattaaccgttgagttataactgtaggagcaagtttacgttgcaataatttaatattgcactggtgagacactttctagtcgagattcatttcattgcaatatagcgaccccatacactaaaaacccaaaccttgaaacctaaatcctaaacccttaactttaaaatatactcatcataaccaacaaatgagccaaattttgatatatgttgaattttagtattttcacattaaaaaaatattatttgctagtattttaaaaatttattcaaatcaaaggaagaccgtgccttgttaatatttttgagaatttgtatgcatgtttataatgatagattgaaattaaagtctagggggaaaaattgaatctttatttcattacacttgtaaatctatttggagattttatttataagaccaattattactactattggtctaaatagccaaaaataatcaataagtaccttcattttatcattaaccacgattatgggataaaattctgaatatatgtaatcaaaataatccataaatatatattaagagatacttaaagatcaacatcatcagcaacaacaaatataatatgatacttgataacatgctaaccaaaatacaaaattgaatagagtgatggacgaattaccgatagcaaaaaataatgaacaatcgagaaaccaattaataaatgaacaaatcaagaaaccaattatttttcggtataccgttaccgttaccataccgttattacggtatggtaacggtatcaaaaaatatcatacgtataccgaaaattcggtacggtatcggtattgaattttgtcataccgtacttttcggtacggtatgtgGTATGGCACGGTCGGCCACCCCTACCTGGGATGGCTCACGGCCCTTGTGCACAAAATTCCAAATAGggtttgcggtcctattgggaaccgaattcgttCTAATGGTTTGGCATCGCCAAAACCCTCGGCATATAGCCCCAACAGATAGGCctcaaaaataaacattttatggcatgacaacaacttgaaaATAATCATAGctccattttgagaaaagatgatatttcataatttcgcaagtatttgatttatatccacactaatgtgctgaatattaaaagaaagcccacctgacTAGCTCAACTCTCACTTAAAGTACTTGCACTGGTTTTACTCCGCTCCGAGCAAATTATCCTCTTTAGCAATAAATAGCgtagcacgctaattagtacttgaactatttaTCTTGAGAaaacaatgcatgcatcctattggATAGCACCTACATCTTAGTCTTGGCTTATAGGATTTTCCTTAATCCTAACTCGGGCTTCACTACTCTGCAAAATTTATTCACTTTACTAactttggagaaattctattttctctggCGCAATTATTTGGGcacttattttaaattaattatgaattctTGGAAAATTCCTTTTTAAACCCTTTTCttcggatttttcttaaggccgcctaTGGCGTAGCGGGGCAACGCCGGTCGGCCCATTCGTTTCTTACTTTAACATTTTTCCATCTTTGGAAACTGAGTAACTTAttggggaattaattaattgagcTCCAACTCAACCCTTAAAATTAATCTCATCTCGACATAGTTTAACAATTTAATTCTCAACTTATTTCTTTACCAAAATTGGTCCACTGTCCATTCGAATTAAATGGGATTAgcccaaactaattaaaatgtCCCAACTTTAATTAACTAACAAGTAGTTCATTTCCAAAGTCGAAAATACAACGAGGTTTCTACGATTACACGGCTTCTTAGTAGGAAATTTAATTGAGCTAATAAATCCGATTTATCTTGAAAGAAAGGAATGAAATTTCGGGGCATCACAGTTTTAAAGTCCATGCATTCCAtaccaaattttaaaaaaaatagaagtatttttaaattatactcctactatgtttttatattattattaaattaattagctACATTTGATGATCTGAaaaattttatcttttattatagcaataaaaataagttaatttttttatatacataaattattttaaaatttaagtaaaaaaGTTTTAAGTCCAACTTTGTTGGACAATAACTTGGTTCACATAAATCCGATGAAATCCAGATGAATTATCATAAAGCTCTAATAATACCCATACTATTGGTTTTGGGTAACGAAAGTAGTTTATATTTTGCCTTTTTATTTGAAAGTTGGATTTGTTCATGATGTACAATTAGGAAGGTATCATCGAAACCTTCCCAATGGTATACTTGAATTTCAGACTAGACTTTGGAAAATTGTTACTGGACAATGAAATTTGAACTTGAGCATCTCCAGCGGCGGACGTCCGGCTCGGACGTCGGAGACAGGCGACCGggcgtccgccattgtggaaaATAAGGTCGGATACGCCCATGCAGGTAGGACGTCGCACGTCCTCGGATATCCGCGGGACGTCCGAGTCGACGGGCGccgttgtgtgtgtgtgtggggggggggggggtcggacgtccgttttttttttatttttgattttttttaactctatatatacgtctcgttgaacttcattttcccgtattccgtgtcaaaattataattctgttaaataattgtgatttattttattgcgggaagtcctagtgggaagggcgatgggaagggcggattatgcatgggaagtcctagtgacgtggcagtgggatgagaagtcctagtgacgtggcaggatgtatttttgggaagtcctagtggatgtccgagtgggacgggcaaccactggagatgctcttataccaaattcaaaaaaataaaaaagctcATGTagttttcaataaaaaaatgagttggtaaaaaaccaaaatttcacATTGCACTTTGAAATTTTGATAGTGGATAATTAAACTTTACCGTGAAGTGCTGAAATGTCCTCTTCTCCGCGTGAATGTCAATGGTAGAGTATCATAAGTACATAATAAGAGTAGATTAGTCTTGTCTCTACCAAAGaattaattttgattaatgttgagtaattcaatttcaaaagGTCGGATATATGTTCGATACGAATGTGTTACAACATTTTTTAATCGTAAAAAATGTCAGACCAGTGGCATAAATTAAGTTATTGGTTTTTAAACTTGCACTTTTTCGTAAGAAATTGTTGTACAGAATGAAATTTGTCACATGCACTCAAATCGGGTAATTATGTTGGCCACTAAGGATTTTGCGCTCCACTTTTGTAGACATACTAATTCCACGCACTTAATCATGTTTGTTTGTCTTCAATTGTCAACCACTATGGGAGTTATGGTATGATGATTAGAAtgaataagagcatccacaaccgtgctcttgccagcggcacggttgtgggcccgggcggtactattcatgcctgctctctggcaagagcacaacacccacaactgtgctcttccgcaaggacgagcacaattaatttaatattcaattaaacataaatatttccataatactaaaattcattaaaaaatcacaataaatattacaaaatacaaataaaataaaaaagacataattaaaatcctaaaaattaaaaattacataattaaaatactaaaaattaaaaattacataattattggctaatataacccgaggaagactactcatccggcggcaacaaccccaattgtttttggagacccactaTCAtgccctcgtgcgtttgaagttgcgtgggggtcatagttgacctatcggccatattgagttgggccaaagggcccacaacgagttgttcgggggtggaggtggaacatagggtgcgggttcgggggcgggggccaatggagtcgcggagcgccggcgctcggccgccgccttcttccttccttgcggtcggcgttgggaaccgcttggtccggcgtcggggctacccaagttagctccgacgagttggctagccacttcttcggagccggagtcggatagagataccgaccttgaccgtttggaggagccgctagaggaggatgttacgcctcccagatacctcgggtggaaccgcgtttcctgccaaacgttgaggtacttgaacgacttaccgttcatggattggtatgtgctcagcgccgcagtgatgatgtcgacctcgctctgaccgctcccggcattccgcgactcctggaggaaatagccattgaacttgtcaatttcgtcgttggctcggccgatgcagttgcgcaccatactctcgttgcgctcgatcgttcccagcggccggtttgcattgtaccggcgagatacgcgccaccaaaagtgatcgcccgattggttcgtgccaaccgccgcatcttcggagatttcgaagtacgccttgaacaatttatccatctccgccggcgtGTACGTTGTGCGGACACCGCTGCCGCAAGTAGGAGCTTGCGGaggttgggagggggcggtcggcctaggctccggtgtccacccgtatcgtccttcggaggcaccttggtcgtcgattgggtatggacggtagccacccggaacggccgaatcttgggtttgaggaggggccgaatattccatttccggactaggaaacggttgtgaaccgaaccattcggggttccaaccgtgggagcccgtagggttatcgccttggccggacatagtgatgttgtagggtatgagagaatgaagatgaaaatggatatgagagattgaagatgagaatggagatgagagaatgatgatgagaattgtgtagtttgatgtgaatttttgggagtgaaattgggggtatttatagatgaaagtgtgtatttttggggtaaaaaaaattaaaaaaaaaaattaaaaagtgggaaaaaacggttataaacggatataatttttttgggaagtgaattttttttttattttttatcggtttttaattaaaaaccgatttaaaaaaaattatttaaacccaacggctatgtcgttgacgaatgagggcgcaccacgtcagctgctcgctggcacggcgctgctcgatgcatcgagcagcgtcgtgccagcggcgcgagcgcagcggcggcgagcagcgccaccgttgcggatgctctaatagttTTAGCACTCCACTCTCGATGTTCAtattgttattaattattatttttattttttttataattaattgaaattctcaataattcaattgaaataatatcagattttgTACTATCACttaaataatatcatatttaaaatgttaaaagtgtaaaaaagaCCAAATTACCCAAACcccccaaaagggtattttAATCCCGAAACAGTGAAAAATGaccattttcgagataaacGCTTAGTCTATGGTTGTCTAGGGATATTTTGAAAGTTCAGGGACTATTGGCGAGATAAACGCATAGTCCAGAGACTAATTTTGTAGTTCACTGTTTATACtaattagtgtaattaatataTTGTTATATCACAGGACGTAAATAATAGTTTATACGTCacatattaatttataaaactatatcacatatatgtaattaataataattaagaatatgaatatataaaattataataatcctacaatattttataaattaataagatTTTTAAGATGCGATATACTCTAAAAAGAATAGTACAGAATTAAATATTATCAATA
This genomic interval from Salvia splendens isolate huo1 chromosome 13, SspV2, whole genome shotgun sequence contains the following:
- the LOC121760194 gene encoding pre-rRNA-processing protein TSR2 homolog encodes the protein MNNHRMTPEAATQFGDGIQMVLSRWTALQMAIENRWGGRDSLQKSQLLGHNLFNFLTQSKDQVYIDEVEDILYEFMDSLNTEIKDRSVEEVAEKFMVMREECLEGQFDSIKKLLETNVPIVSYTRQPNSDDEEDSDEDDAIIKNNMSAMEVDAPQPQRQLDHNLTDIVADESSTKDAPQVVDGWTVVSKKSKGRKKWTDYIGSSHFR